TACAATATGGATCCTAATGAGACCACCCAGAGATTGCTTCATCAAGGTCCGTCTTTTACCACTTATTTGGTGTGCATTGTCATTTTCTCAATTCCTTCTTTATTGTTTCTTTGCCCTTTCGATGATGCGCAATTGGTCTTCCCGTGCCCTTTTTTTGAGTTTCTGAATGAGCTTTTTTGAGGTTTATTATCTAAGAGTTATCTTTTGGGATTTTTGTTTCTCGGCATGCTTTTTTTTTGGCTTTGGTTTGGCATTTCTCAGCGTTTTGATTCGTGGGTATATGTTGCTTTCCGCTATTTGAGAGTTTCTGAGGTTAGAATCAATGGGATTGCCAATGCTGTTTTTTCTACAATTAATGGGGTTTCAAGGTTAAGTTCCCCATTTGCTTTGCTCGGTTTCTCACTCCATTTGCCAGGTTCCTGTGTGTTTTTAGTGTTTCCAATTGATATATAGTAGCTATTTCTTTCCTAACATAAATTaaagcaactcaactttccCCCGATAAATAAGTTACTATTTGTTGCTTTTGGCTTTACACTTATGTGTCTTAGAGCAATTGTTGAAGTTGAAAATGAATGGAAATGTTAAAGAGTCTTTTTTGTCAAGTTTTAGTGCTGTTACTGGATTCAGGTGATCAATTCAATTGATATGTCGTATGATTCTGCTTGGTTTCTATAGTTCATCCATTGCACTTGTGTCATTGTAGTTGTTATGGATAGTCTTCTTTTTTTTGTGCATTTGCTGCTTCCTTAATGGTGGCACTGCGCATAgtgttgtttttttaattttctatctTCTTGCAAGTCTTTTTGGACTTCGGTTATAATTGTTGACAAAGTTAGATAAGCTGATTTATGGCTTTATGGCTGTACTTTATTTGCTGACTTATGGCTGTACTCTAGACTTTCTGTTAGTCTATAAAATTGTGTTTGGCTTCTGCTTgatttttggaaattttgaagGGAAGGCAGCATAAAGTATGTTTGcctttatgtttttatttttgttgttggGATTGGAGGGAAGAAATCTTTTGAAGAGAAAAGCTTAAATTTCTTGATGGCAGGCTGTGCCATGTCAGTTTCCTCCTTGGGCTGACttctgtttttctttatttatcagAGGGTAAATTTTAGCCTGTAAAGATCATAATTCTGATTTCAActatattctttttctttttggttttCATCAGATCCATATCATGAAGTGAAGAGTCGAAGAGACAAGAGAAAAGAGGTACAATCTTGTACTACATTGTTCCTTTCCTTTGGAGATCCCTCTCTCTCTTGCTTTTTGTCCCTTTGTTTAGGAATGAGACCTTTGTGGATACGTattcctttgcttatcttgaTTTCTTGAATTTTACATCTATGGCTTAAACCTAGTATATTGAAGCTGTTCGTCAATTGTTCCATAATCTTTCTGAGCAGTCTTTGTTTTGGTTTTATCATTTTCTGGTCAGGCACACATGATTATCTTGTGACATGGGAAGCCTGTGtaaaaataataacttttgtCCTCACTTTTCCTTATTATAGTTGAAAAGCTGTGATGGGTGTGATAATGAAGGAATTTTGTATTGATTCAtatgtttaaaattgtttttccatTGTATTGCGTATGCATATGTTTTGATAACAAAAAGAATATGGTTTGATTGACAAATCCTGATGGTTTTTATCGACTCATTTGCCTAATATTCATTTCATACTTTAAGCTTAATTCTTTAAGATTCATTTCTTAATTTAAGTTCAATTCTAACATTTTTTTCATGATTCTGTATGCTTATTGCCTCAGAGTATGGGTTACAGGGGTTCTGTGGATGTAATAAAAAAATCTGAGAATGTGGGTCAAGGGATAAAACATCGTGCATTTCCAGATCGTAATGCTCGACAAGTAGTACACACTCAAAATGCTGCATATGGAAATGCCAGAACTAATCGGGAGTTCCGTGTTGTGAGAGACAACAGAGTCAACCAAAATACAACGAGAGAACCAAAGCTTGCCTTGCAGCAAGGTTCAGCATCCAGCAATGAGCATCGTGTTGCAGTTGTTACTGAAAAGGGGTACGTTATTTGGGTTTTCTTCTGCTCTTTCCCCACTTTATAATCTTCATTCTTTTTTGGTGGCTGGCAAGAATCAATTCAGTTGTGTTCCATTATCTGCACTTAGTTATAAGTGAAAATTACTAGATTGAGATGTTAAGTAATTTTCTGTCCTTTAGGAGGGGTTGCATTGCATGTAATTGCAGCGATACATTAAGTGCCCTTGTGTTTGTGCTGAGTATTGGCTCTTTTGTCCAATATTTCTTTCGAGATAATTATTTCCAACATATGATTCATGAACTTCATGCATTTCTTTGATAACCCAAAGCACATAGACCCTTTAAAGTGTGCTGCATTAGCTTGCAAGAAATCTGTTCTTGTGTTTGTCTTTATTGATTTGAATCATAGTTTTGACACTCCTTGAAGTAGCGTAATTATGAAAGATTCCTATCttattatgatgattccaaaattatttatttctaaaaatgtCAATCTCCTTCCACCTCTTCTTTCTTTTGCTATCAAATTGTTTTAGGAAGTTAATTTGGTGTTTCTGGCTGGATTAGAATTCTGCATTGAATTTATGCCATTGCCAGCATATTGGTTTTTCTTTGTAAAATGGTTTAGAGATAtctgtttccaatttctaacctTTGTAGAGGTTGTGCCTATATTGGTAAACTTTATCTTGCAAGTTCTTGACTATTGCTTTTTCAGCATTGAACTATTTTCTGTTCCATTCGAAAATTGAATTTGGTTTTCATTTGCTTACAGCAGCTCATCAGGAATATCTGGCAGTGGAAAATCTGGTATTCGGAATTTGTCTCAACCTTCTAATGGGTCTACTGATTCACAATCTAGACACACCAGAGATTCTATGTCAAATTTCACAGACAGGAAAGTAGCATTTGATGATAAGAGAGCTGTAATCCCAAGTGCTGCAACACGGGTACATGTAATAAAATCCAATTCTCAACATCATTCTGCATCACTGCCCTCCAGCAATTCTGTTGTTGGTGTGTATTCCTCTTCAACAGACCCTGTTCATGTGCCGTCTCCTGAATCCAGATCAATTGCTGCAGTTGGAGCTATTAAGCGTGAGGTTGGGGTAGTTGGTGGTCGCAGGCAGTCTTCTGAAAGTGCAGTTAAAAACACTTCTGCATCTAGTAGTTCTTTTCCAAATGCAGCTCTAGGAAGGGATGGTTCATTGTCAGAATCATTTCGACCTTTCCTTGCGATTCCCAAGAGCGATGAAGTTAGTCAAACTGTTGCAACCGAATCTGTCATGCCCAATGTTTCTGTCAGCAGGGCATTCTTAAGCAATCAGTATGGCAGGCCACATCAAGCAACTGTGGGTCATCAAAAGGGTAATTCTTTTGGAATTTTTCCTTTGCGGTAAATTAACTTTAAAACATTGTTGTTCCTTGGCCTTTTTTTTACTTCTTATTTTTCCTCTTTTTGCTTTGTTTGATTGTGAGTAATCTCTTGTTTGCGATGCAGTTACAGTGTTTCTCTTTGCTTAGGGGATCAATGCCTTAATTCTTGCCCTTCCTAAACATACTTAGTGTGTTTGATACTAATGTATGCTTGTAATTTTTCTAAGATAGCCTTGGCGCACGATAAaagttgttgtcgtgtgaccgagagatcacgggttcgagtcttaggagcggcctcttgttAAAAAATTTGGCAGggaaaggcttgcccccaatacacccttgtggtgggacccctccccggaccctcgcttgggagggacgcgtagtgcacccgGCCGCCCTTTATTGATTACTAGTTCTTTTGTGGTTATTCTATTGGTTTTATTTCACATGAAGATTGATTTTGTTTTTACAAGTACATTTTTATGATGAGGCATTGTTGAAGTACATCACATGTCTTTACCTTGCAATATTCTTGTTGTGTTGTGACTCTATCATTCTTGGGGTCCGTATGGTGTgctgtaatgcaatgtaatcaaggtcgtaatgtaatcaaagttgtaatgtaatcaaagttgtaatgtaatggaatgagatagtgattctattaccatgtttggttgacaattaaaaagaaaatgatggaatgtaattaccattacaatacttatgttttcctaattaaatgtaatcataaaattttattttcatgattaaaatcaacgaaaaacgtgaaaaacacgaaaaatgtgaaaaatcaaatcgaaatcaaatacaaaattagattaactgaatttaataaattagtttatagtttttcgctttttcatattttttttttacatttttctcgtttcttttaatttccattttcaacatttttcaccttttttttaatctccattttcaacatttttcaccgtttttctattttcgcattttttcgtttttttttttcttttttcatgtttttctactttttgcgtttttgacaagaatgagaggtgagatttgacaaatgagaggttagatgaAGCTTTGCAAGTAAGAATTAGGATATGTTTTGAATGTAATGAGAATTTaagtcatttttctatgtaatggggattacaagatttgttcaacaaaatttaactcATGGTTTcctcattccattacaataaaattgtaacatgcaaccaaacatggtaatgagcctTCAATGTAATGGCCATTCCATTACAAAggtcattacatcttaccaaacgggACCTTAATGTTTGTTTCATTTCTGTTCATGTGCATGATATCTACTTCTGTTTGAGTATAATTATGACTCTTTCCTTTTGaagtttctttctttttaagtattacaagtttttggatagCAAAAGTATGAATTTTTACTTGTAGTAGTGGTTTAATTGGCAAATAAATCTCTAATGTTGGTGTATTCCTTTGATGGATTAATGTGCCCAGCATTTGTTAAGCTTCCCCCTTTTTAAGTTGTTTTTGGATTTCATCGACCCTGAAAGGCCATAGTTTACTCCGGCATTTTTGTGCAGCTTCTCAGCATAATAAAGAATGGAAACCAAAATCAAACCAAAAAACAAGTGTTGGTAGCCCTGGAGTGATTGGAACACCTACAAAATCGAACTCACCTCAAGCTGACAACTCTAAGGACTTAGAGTCGGATGCAGCTGATTTGCAGGATAAGCTTTCACGAGCGAATATCTATGAAAATCAGAATGTAATCATAGCACAACATATTCGAGTACCTGAAACTGAGAGGTGCAGACTAACCTTTGGAAGTTTTGGGGTGGAGTTTGATTCTACCAGAAATGTTGCTGCTGGGTTCCAAGCTGTTGGTGTAACAGAAGATTCTACAGAGTCTACTGCAAGGTTCGTATTTGATTTCATTCAGACgaattgtaataaaaatgtgGAACATTTGAACTTGAAGAGTGTAATATAAAACTCTAGTTCGTAACTATTTGCAACAGTCATGAACTCTGAGATAGAAAGGGATAAGATTAGACAAGCTATTAAAAGAGGCAAAATTAGAATcaataaagggcggcccggtcgcactacacgtccccgctgagcgagggtccggggaggggtcccaccacaagggtgtactgggggcaagacttcccctgccaatttatttggcaagaggccgctcctaagactcgaacccgtgacctcttggtcacacgacaacaacgtttaccgttgcgccaaggctcgccctctcaAAATTAGAATCAATAGGATAAATAAAATTGTAATGTAATAAAGTGAGTTTTGGAGAGAAAAAAGTTGGCCGAAATGGTACAATGATTATTCAGTTCTCCATTCATACAAGTCCTCAGAAATATGCTTATGCATGTTTGATTGGACATTATAACTGAGTTAATAACAATGTCATCTTAATTCTCATTTATCTAAACTAAAAACCAAAGGATAATTGCAGCTTGTCAGTATCTGTACCAGAGACTTCCAGCGATGATACTTCTGCCAAGAAGCAGGTAGAGCTAGTAGACGAACAAGTTAGAAATTCTGAGTCTGATTCGCCAGCATCGGGTGTAGTGTCTGAGCATCAATTACCTGAAAAAGCTTCAAGTCCTCCAAATTTGGACAATTATGCTGATATTGGCTTAGTTCGGGATGATAGTCCATCATATACTCCTCCTGAGTCACAGCAGCAGCAAGATCCTCCTGAATTACCAAGCTTTTCTGTGAGTTCATTTCTTTGATTGTTGAAAGTTTATTTGCTATTGTAGGTGCTTACCAAGAGTTCAAGCTTCTAGTTGAAATAAACATTTGCATTTTATTGAGGACCTGTTTGAAAACTAATTTTAACTTGTGATGTCTTTTTGTTGTCCAAGCAGGGTTATGATCCCCAGACTGGTTATGACATGTCATATTTCAGACCGGCAATTGATGAAGCTGTTCGAGGACAGGGTCTGCCGTCACCACATGAGGTAATTTGCTACTGCATAAATATGTTTGTGTAGTTTACTGGCCATCCGTTTTGTCTGCTCATTATGCAAGCATGGATAAAATGTGTATTTGTCTTCTATAATGTCTGTTGCTGCAGATGTGCAAGAGAAGTTGTCAATGCCATATTggttttattttctcttttaaaTTTGGAGATATATAATTACAAGAtggctatgttgcacggaaacgaaAACGAAAACGGATACGGAAACTGAAACGGAAACATACTGGGAAACGTAATTTCTGGAAAACATAGGAAACGGAAACGTGagggaaacgtgtaaatattaaaaatataagggcatatttataaatattaaaaatataataatacattaaataaaaacatgATTGAAGAACAAGATGAAGAAAGTCCAAGCTCAATCAATATTCAAGAGACAAGGATTATAGGAGAAAGAAATATGGATAAGTTCTTTAAATTGAAGGATACAAGGAAGTAATT
The window above is part of the Euphorbia lathyris chromosome 3, ddEupLath1.1, whole genome shotgun sequence genome. Proteins encoded here:
- the LOC136222994 gene encoding uncharacterized protein isoform X1; this encodes MVARASNTTSAANTTATQSQSHTLSAGVRKTIQSIKEIVGNFSDSDIYMALKEYNMDPNETTQRLLHQDPYHEVKSRRDKRKESMGYRGSVDVIKKSENVGQGIKHRAFPDRNARQVVHTQNAAYGNARTNREFRVVRDNRVNQNTTREPKLALQQGSASSNEHRVAVVTEKGSSSGISGSGKSGIRNLSQPSNGSTDSQSRHTRDSMSNFTDRKVAFDDKRAVIPSAATRVHVIKSNSQHHSASLPSSNSVVGVYSSSTDPVHVPSPESRSIAAVGAIKREVGVVGGRRQSSESAVKNTSASSSSFPNAALGRDGSLSESFRPFLAIPKSDEVSQTVATESVMPNVSVSRAFLSNQYGRPHQATVGHQKASQHNKEWKPKSNQKTSVGSPGVIGTPTKSNSPQADNSKDLESDAADLQDKLSRANIYENQNVIIAQHIRVPETERCRLTFGSFGVEFDSTRNVAAGFQAVGVTEDSTESTASLSVSVPETSSDDTSAKKQVELVDEQVRNSESDSPASGVVSEHQLPEKASSPPNLDNYADIGLVRDDSPSYTPPESQQQQDPPELPSFSGYDPQTGYDMSYFRPAIDEAVRGQGLPSPHEALTSHTANSMPASSIPMLQQQQQPQMAQMYPQVHVSHFANLMPYRQFLSPVYVPQMAMPGYSSNPAYPHPSNGSSYLLMPGGSSHLGANGLKYGIQQFKPVPGGSPTGFGNFTSPAGYAMNAPGVVGSATGLEDSSRIKYKDGNLYVPNPQAETSEIWVQNARELQSLQSAQYYNMAGQTPHGAYMPSHTGHSSFNAATQSSHMQFPGLYPPPPPTPAGMANPHHLSQVMGGNVGVGVAPAAPGAQVGAYQQPQLGHFNWTTNF
- the LOC136222994 gene encoding uncharacterized protein isoform X2, giving the protein MVARASNTTSAANTTATQSQSHTLSAGVRKTIQSIKEIVGNFSDSDIYMALKEYNMDPNETTQRLLHQDPYHEVKSRRDKRKESMGYRGSVDVIKKSENVGQGIKHRAFPDRNARQVVHTQNAAYGNARTNREFRVVRDNRVNQNTTREPKLALQQGSASSNEHRVAVVTEKGSSGISGSGKSGIRNLSQPSNGSTDSQSRHTRDSMSNFTDRKVAFDDKRAVIPSAATRVHVIKSNSQHHSASLPSSNSVVGVYSSSTDPVHVPSPESRSIAAVGAIKREVGVVGGRRQSSESAVKNTSASSSSFPNAALGRDGSLSESFRPFLAIPKSDEVSQTVATESVMPNVSVSRAFLSNQYGRPHQATVGHQKASQHNKEWKPKSNQKTSVGSPGVIGTPTKSNSPQADNSKDLESDAADLQDKLSRANIYENQNVIIAQHIRVPETERCRLTFGSFGVEFDSTRNVAAGFQAVGVTEDSTESTASLSVSVPETSSDDTSAKKQVELVDEQVRNSESDSPASGVVSEHQLPEKASSPPNLDNYADIGLVRDDSPSYTPPESQQQQDPPELPSFSGYDPQTGYDMSYFRPAIDEAVRGQGLPSPHEALTSHTANSMPASSIPMLQQQQQPQMAQMYPQVHVSHFANLMPYRQFLSPVYVPQMAMPGYSSNPAYPHPSNGSSYLLMPGGSSHLGANGLKYGIQQFKPVPGGSPTGFGNFTSPAGYAMNAPGVVGSATGLEDSSRIKYKDGNLYVPNPQAETSEIWVQNARELQSLQSAQYYNMAGQTPHGAYMPSHTGHSSFNAATQSSHMQFPGLYPPPPPTPAGMANPHHLSQVMGGNVGVGVAPAAPGAQVGAYQQPQLGHFNWTTNF